One window of Streptomyces sp. FIT100 genomic DNA carries:
- a CDS encoding response regulator transcription factor: MTTTTSPQGRTDLRRPDGGPVRVLVVDDEASLTELLSMALRYEGWQVRSAGDGAGAVRSARDFRPDAVILDMMLPDMDGLAVLSRLRRELPDVPVLFLTAKDAVEDRIAGLTAGGDDYVTKPFSLEEVVARLRGLIRRSGAAAAVRSESLLVVGDLTLDEDSHEVTRGGVSIHLTATEFELLRYLMRNPRRVLSKAQILDRVWSYDFGGQANVVELYISYLRRKIDAGRSPMIHTRRGAGYLIKPGEQG; this comes from the coding sequence ATGACGACGACGACCTCTCCCCAAGGACGTACGGATCTGCGCAGGCCGGACGGCGGCCCCGTCCGCGTGCTCGTCGTGGACGACGAGGCGTCCCTCACCGAGTTGCTCTCGATGGCGCTGCGCTACGAGGGGTGGCAGGTGCGCAGCGCGGGGGACGGCGCGGGCGCCGTGCGCTCGGCGCGCGACTTCCGGCCCGACGCCGTCATCCTGGACATGATGCTGCCCGACATGGACGGGCTCGCCGTCCTCAGCCGGCTGCGGCGCGAACTCCCGGACGTGCCCGTGCTGTTCCTGACCGCGAAGGACGCCGTCGAGGACCGGATCGCCGGGCTGACGGCGGGCGGCGACGACTACGTCACCAAGCCGTTCAGCCTGGAGGAGGTCGTCGCCCGGCTGCGCGGGCTGATCCGTCGCTCGGGTGCGGCCGCCGCCGTACGCAGCGAGTCGCTGCTCGTCGTCGGGGACCTGACGCTCGACGAGGACAGCCACGAGGTGACCAGGGGTGGTGTGTCGATCCATCTCACCGCGACCGAGTTCGAGCTGCTGCGCTATCTGATGCGCAATCCGCGCCGCGTGCTCAGCAAGGCGCAGATCCTGGACCGCGTGTGGTCGTACGACTTCGGCGGCCAGGCCAATGTCGTCGAGCTCTACATCTCGTACCTGCGGCGGAAGATCGACGCCGGCCGGTCGCCGATGATCCACACCAGGCGGGGAGCGGGGTATCT
- a CDS encoding amidohydrolase family protein: MPSGAVAPSGTRSTASVSAGSSGATALYGSEARAVRAFWERLGLPGLVDVHTHFMPERVLDKVWAYFDAVGPLTGMEWPITYREEEDRRVGLLREFGVGHFTSMLYPHKAGMAEWLNDWSAGFAARTPECLHTATLFPEEGVERYVRRAVERGAQVFKSHIQVGAYDPSDPLLEPAWGLLAEAGVPVVMHCGSGPAPGAFTGPGPVARLLARHPRLPLVVAHMGMPEYGEFLELAERYGEVRLDTTMAFTDFSERFTPFPAGERGRLADLGERVLLGTDFPNMPYPYLHQLEALERLELGDDWLRAVCYRNAARLFSLTAP; the protein is encoded by the coding sequence ATGCCCAGCGGCGCGGTCGCGCCGAGTGGTACGAGGAGTACAGCGTCCGTGTCGGCAGGGTCGAGCGGAGCTACAGCTTTGTACGGGAGTGAGGCACGGGCCGTGCGGGCCTTCTGGGAGCGGCTGGGGCTGCCCGGGCTCGTCGACGTGCACACGCACTTCATGCCCGAGCGCGTCCTCGACAAGGTGTGGGCGTACTTCGACGCCGTCGGGCCGCTGACCGGCATGGAGTGGCCCATCACGTACCGCGAGGAGGAGGACCGGCGGGTCGGTCTGCTGCGGGAGTTCGGGGTCGGGCACTTCACCTCGATGCTGTACCCGCACAAGGCGGGTATGGCCGAGTGGCTCAACGACTGGTCCGCCGGCTTCGCCGCCCGGACGCCCGAGTGTCTGCACACGGCGACGCTCTTCCCCGAGGAGGGCGTCGAGCGCTACGTCCGCCGGGCCGTCGAGCGCGGCGCGCAGGTCTTCAAGTCGCACATCCAGGTAGGCGCGTACGACCCCAGCGACCCGCTGCTCGAACCGGCGTGGGGGCTGCTCGCCGAGGCCGGCGTCCCGGTGGTCATGCACTGCGGCTCGGGCCCGGCGCCGGGTGCGTTCACCGGGCCGGGCCCGGTCGCCCGGCTGCTCGCGCGCCATCCGCGGCTGCCGCTGGTCGTGGCGCACATGGGGATGCCCGAGTACGGGGAGTTCCTGGAGCTCGCCGAGCGGTACGGGGAGGTGCGGCTGGACACCACGATGGCGTTCACGGATTTCAGCGAGCGCTTCACACCGTTCCCGGCGGGTGAGCGGGGGCGGCTGGCCGACCTCGGGGAGCGGGTGCTCCTCGGGACGGACTTCCCGAACATGCCGTACCCGTATCTGCACCAACTGGAGGCGCTGGAGCGGCTGGAGCTCGGGGACGATTGGCTGCGAGCGGTCTGCTACCGCAACGCCGCCCGGCTGTTCTCGCTCACAGCGCCCTGA
- a CDS encoding antibiotic biosynthesis monooxygenase: MSDHLVAGIEPPYCTVVFTSRLRGEPGGYAETAARMEELVRQVPGFLGYESARTPGGLGITVGYFRDEEAVAAWRRNLEHQDAQRRGRAEWYEEYSVRVGRVERSYSFVRE, translated from the coding sequence ATGAGCGATCACCTCGTGGCGGGGATCGAACCGCCCTATTGCACCGTCGTGTTCACGTCCCGGCTGCGGGGGGAGCCGGGCGGCTATGCCGAGACCGCCGCCCGCATGGAGGAGCTGGTCCGGCAGGTGCCCGGGTTCCTCGGGTACGAGTCGGCCCGTACCCCCGGCGGACTCGGCATCACCGTCGGCTACTTCAGGGACGAGGAGGCCGTCGCGGCCTGGCGGCGGAACCTGGAGCACCAGGATGCCCAGCGGCGCGGTCGCGCCGAGTGGTACGAGGAGTACAGCGTCCGTGTCGGCAGGGTCGAGCGGAGCTACAGCTTTGTACGGGAGTGA
- a CDS encoding DUF2797 domain-containing protein — translation MGLAWQCAGLGWTRTPPVLRWVSGRVRRDSPVAYGQEIAFRAVGQRSCTGARGNVCAVGAVVAGRSTGGRCPECARLDRAHSVAADTVADDPRPYRVYLAWFGPGMVKVGITAEERGAARLLEQGAVVFSWLGRGPLMAARRTEELLRAALGVPDRIPYARKRAVRAELPAAEGERAAEITALYAQATGLAGWPEALERLGFEAVDHMGAFGLGGLPAAWGVVRELVDGGTVAGRLIAAAGPDLHLRAHDGRVVVVDTRLMSGWGLVGAEPRSPVTVPVDELPHGVQDGLF, via the coding sequence ATGGGCCTGGCATGGCAGTGCGCAGGACTGGGCTGGACCCGTACGCCGCCTGTGCTGCGGTGGGTGTCGGGGCGGGTCAGGCGGGACAGTCCTGTCGCGTACGGGCAGGAGATCGCGTTCCGGGCCGTCGGGCAGCGGAGCTGCACCGGTGCGCGCGGGAACGTGTGCGCCGTCGGGGCCGTCGTGGCGGGGCGGAGCACCGGAGGGCGCTGTCCGGAGTGCGCGCGGCTGGACCGGGCGCATTCGGTCGCTGCCGACACCGTTGCCGATGACCCCCGCCCCTACCGGGTGTATCTGGCCTGGTTCGGGCCGGGCATGGTGAAGGTGGGGATCACCGCCGAGGAGCGAGGGGCGGCGCGGCTCCTGGAGCAGGGTGCGGTGGTGTTCAGCTGGCTGGGGCGCGGGCCGCTGATGGCGGCGCGGCGTACCGAGGAGCTGCTGCGCGCGGCGCTCGGCGTGCCGGACCGGATTCCGTACGCGCGGAAGCGGGCGGTCCGCGCGGAGCTGCCGGCCGCCGAGGGCGAGCGGGCCGCGGAGATCACCGCGCTGTACGCGCAGGCCACGGGCCTCGCCGGGTGGCCGGAGGCGCTGGAGCGGCTCGGGTTCGAGGCGGTCGACCATATGGGGGCGTTCGGGCTCGGGGGGCTCCCGGCGGCCTGGGGCGTGGTGCGTGAGCTCGTCGACGGCGGGACCGTCGCGGGGCGGCTGATCGCGGCGGCCGGGCCCGATCTGCATCTGCGCGCCCACGACGGGCGGGTGGTCGTCGTCGACACGCGGCTCATGTCCGGCTGGGGGCTCGTCGGCGCCGAGCCGCGGAGTCCCGTGACCGTGCCCGTGGACGAGTTGCCGCACGGTGTGCAGGACGGGCTCTTCTGA
- a CDS encoding VOC family protein, whose product MAATITLTLDCADAQLLAAFWKTALGYIDEPPPAPFTTREEWLAQFDLPEDDSEDDGAWLCDPDGVGPRLSILKVPEPKTAKNRLHMDVRVPGHGGPEERWARIKAESERLVKAGGIVLEAFDGHHVVMADPEGNEFCVAATSA is encoded by the coding sequence ATGGCAGCCACCATCACCCTGACCCTCGACTGCGCGGACGCGCAGCTCCTCGCCGCGTTCTGGAAGACAGCCCTCGGCTATATCGACGAGCCACCGCCGGCACCGTTCACGACCCGTGAGGAATGGCTCGCTCAGTTCGACCTGCCGGAGGACGACTCCGAGGACGACGGTGCCTGGCTCTGCGACCCGGACGGCGTCGGCCCCCGCCTCTCCATCCTCAAGGTCCCCGAGCCCAAGACGGCGAAGAACCGCCTCCACATGGACGTCCGCGTGCCGGGCCACGGTGGCCCCGAGGAGCGGTGGGCTCGGATCAAGGCGGAATCCGAGCGCCTGGTGAAGGCGGGCGGGATCGTGCTGGAGGCGTTCGACGGCCACCACGTGGTGATGGCCGACCCGGAGGGCAACGAGTTCTGCGTCGCGGCGACCTCCGCGTGA
- a CDS encoding carboxymuconolactone decarboxylase family protein, with protein sequence MANDNDSDNGNDEEEERSYVAALDTAARLLGMRLERFLEPGRGEPANGADFKRLATVHTFGDAWPRTDVLDTRTRALVSVTIAATLGTLEPLRGQLRIALNNGVTPEEIVETFIHIEAYAGAARAFDGYQVALQVFEEADKARKT encoded by the coding sequence ATGGCCAACGACAACGACAGCGACAACGGCAACGACGAAGAAGAAGAGCGGAGCTATGTCGCCGCACTCGACACGGCAGCGCGGTTGCTCGGCATGCGGCTGGAGCGGTTCCTCGAGCCCGGCAGGGGCGAGCCCGCCAACGGGGCGGACTTCAAGCGCCTCGCCACGGTGCACACCTTCGGTGACGCATGGCCGCGGACCGACGTCCTCGACACACGCACCCGTGCCCTCGTGTCCGTGACGATCGCCGCGACCCTGGGCACCCTCGAACCGCTGCGCGGGCAGCTCCGCATCGCGCTCAACAACGGTGTCACCCCGGAAGAGATCGTCGAGACGTTCATCCACATCGAGGCTTATGCCGGCGCCGCCCGCGCCTTCGACGGCTACCAGGTCGCCTTGCAGGTCTTCGAAGAGGCGGACAAGGCGAGGAAGACGTAG
- a CDS encoding AraC family transcriptional regulator, producing the protein MVAGQQVSAWRPKVPGVVEVFHARFTEHAYPMHVHDSWTLLVVDDGAVRYDLNRHERGTPHDTVSLLPPQVPHNGSPATAQGFRKRVLYLDLTQLDETFIGPAVDGPDLVDPGLRRRVGQLHTSLTHRGDELEAESRLALIRERLRGHLRPRLVARPPRADGGVAHSLRELLDERLVQGLTLDEAARLVHAHPTHLVRAFSAAFGIAPHQYLMARRVDRARRLLLDGQPASEVAAAAGFYDQSHFTRHFKRLVGSAPGQYARAGKARSHEHRLDGE; encoded by the coding sequence ATGGTGGCCGGGCAGCAGGTTTCCGCGTGGCGCCCGAAGGTCCCGGGTGTCGTGGAGGTCTTCCACGCCCGCTTCACCGAGCATGCGTACCCGATGCATGTCCATGACTCATGGACCCTGCTGGTCGTCGACGACGGCGCCGTCCGCTACGACCTGAACCGTCATGAGCGCGGCACCCCGCACGACACGGTTTCCCTGCTCCCGCCGCAGGTGCCGCACAACGGTTCACCCGCCACAGCGCAGGGCTTCCGCAAGCGCGTGCTCTACCTGGACCTGACCCAGCTGGACGAGACCTTCATCGGGCCGGCCGTGGACGGACCCGACCTGGTCGACCCCGGCCTGCGGCGCCGTGTCGGACAGCTGCACACGTCCCTGACGCACCGGGGTGACGAGCTGGAGGCGGAGAGCCGTCTCGCCCTGATCCGCGAGCGGCTCCGGGGCCATCTGCGACCCCGGCTCGTGGCCCGTCCGCCGAGGGCCGACGGCGGCGTCGCCCACAGCCTGCGGGAGCTCCTCGACGAACGGCTCGTGCAAGGGCTGACTCTGGACGAGGCGGCGAGGCTGGTGCACGCCCATCCCACGCACCTGGTACGGGCGTTCAGCGCGGCCTTCGGCATCGCCCCTCACCAGTACCTCATGGCCCGCCGGGTCGACCGCGCCCGGAGACTGCTGCTCGACGGGCAGCCGGCCTCCGAGGTGGCGGCCGCGGCCGGCTTCTACGACCAGTCGCACTTCACCCGGCACTTCAAACGGCTCGTGGGCAGCGCCCCCGGGCAGTACGCGCGCGCCGGAAAGGCAAGGTCCCACGAGCACCGGCTCGATGGGGAGTGA